One genomic region from Spirulina subsalsa PCC 9445 encodes:
- a CDS encoding M20 metallopeptidase family protein — translation MVSTAPHLVYPSQIRPAIRNLQPQLVQWRRRFHRLPELGFQEKITSTFISACLSQWGIEHQTGIAETGIVALISGEESGSVLGIRADMDALPIQELNEVSYRSQHDGIMHACGHDGHTAIALGTAYYLSQHRDRFRGTVKIIFQPAEEGPGGAKPMIEAGVLKNPDVDAIIGLHLWNNLPMGQLGVRTGPLMAATECFRCTISGKGGHGAMPHQTVDSILVTAQAINALQTIVARNVDPIQSAVVTVGTVEGGTALNVIADSARFSGTVRYFNPDLADFFCRRIEEIVAGVCHSHGATYDLDYWRLYPPVVNDAQIADLVRSVAFSVVETPAGVVPECQTMGGEDMSFFLQEVPGCYFFLGAANPEKGLAYPHHHPRFNFDESVLGMGVEMFVRCVEQFCQ, via the coding sequence TTTCCACTGCCCCCCATCTTGTTTATCCGTCTCAGATTCGTCCGGCCATTCGCAATTTACAACCCCAGTTAGTACAATGGCGCAGACGGTTTCATCGTTTGCCAGAGTTGGGTTTTCAAGAAAAAATTACTAGCACTTTTATCTCCGCTTGTCTCTCCCAGTGGGGAATTGAACATCAAACGGGCATCGCCGAGACGGGGATTGTGGCGCTGATATCGGGGGAAGAATCCGGGTCGGTGTTAGGGATTCGGGCGGATATGGATGCGTTGCCGATTCAGGAATTAAACGAGGTGTCCTATCGGTCCCAACATGATGGGATTATGCACGCTTGCGGTCATGATGGCCATACGGCGATCGCACTCGGAACCGCCTACTATCTTTCTCAACACCGCGATCGCTTTCGGGGTACCGTGAAAATCATTTTCCAGCCAGCCGAAGAAGGCCCAGGGGGAGCAAAACCCATGATAGAAGCCGGAGTCCTCAAAAACCCCGATGTAGACGCTATAATTGGCCTCCATCTCTGGAACAATTTGCCTATGGGACAGTTGGGAGTTCGGACCGGCCCGTTAATGGCAGCAACAGAATGTTTTCGCTGCACCATTTCCGGCAAGGGAGGACATGGAGCCATGCCTCATCAAACCGTAGATTCTATTTTAGTCACAGCCCAAGCAATTAATGCCCTCCAGACCATTGTGGCGCGCAATGTAGACCCCATTCAATCCGCCGTGGTGACAGTGGGAACTGTGGAGGGAGGAACAGCCCTCAATGTGATTGCTGACTCAGCGCGCTTTAGCGGCACCGTGCGCTATTTTAACCCCGACTTAGCCGACTTTTTCTGCCGACGTATTGAGGAAATTGTGGCGGGCGTGTGTCACAGTCACGGGGCGACCTATGATTTGGACTACTGGCGACTCTATCCCCCCGTGGTGAATGATGCCCAGATTGCCGACCTAGTGCGGTCTGTGGCGTTTAGTGTGGTGGAAACTCCCGCCGGGGTAGTGCCGGAATGTCAGACCATGGGCGGTGAGGATATGTCGTTTTTCCTGCAAGAGGTGCCAGGGTGTTACTTTTTCTTGGGGGCGGCCAATCCTGAAAAAGGGTTAGCTTATCCCCATCATCACCCTCGCTTTAATTTTGATGAAAGTGTGTTAGGGATGGGGGTGGAAATGTTTGTCCGTTGTGTCGAGCAGTTTTGTCAGTGA